A window of the Agromyces mariniharenae genome harbors these coding sequences:
- a CDS encoding DUF2231 domain-containing protein, translating to MDYIVDDLPLHVLLVHAVIVLVPLVGLALIVIAAWPAARRVLWLPVLIAAVLLVPLGLVTIEAGKWLQARVPAAPLIEAHTSIGESIVPWLWALLGVAVLVSAWAVIELLAARRSTGTEERRPSRGLRIAVNSVLTVAALAVTAGAGWTVFQIGESGSRAVWEGSFSDEPLEQ from the coding sequence ATGGATTACATCGTCGACGACCTCCCGCTGCACGTGCTGCTCGTGCATGCGGTCATCGTGCTGGTGCCGCTCGTCGGGCTCGCCCTCATCGTGATCGCCGCGTGGCCGGCGGCGCGTCGCGTGCTGTGGCTGCCCGTCCTCATCGCGGCCGTGCTGCTCGTCCCGCTCGGTCTCGTGACGATCGAGGCGGGCAAGTGGCTGCAGGCGCGTGTTCCTGCGGCACCGCTCATCGAGGCGCACACGAGCATCGGCGAGTCCATCGTGCCGTGGCTGTGGGCGCTGCTCGGCGTCGCGGTGCTCGTGTCCGCGTGGGCCGTGATCGAGCTGCTCGCCGCGCGACGTTCGACGGGCACGGAGGAACGGCGTCCGTCCCGCGGGCTGCGCATCGCCGTGAACTCGGTGCTCACGGTCGCCGCGCTGGCCGTGACCGCGGGCGCCGGGTGGACCGTCTTCCAGATCGGCGAATCGGGCAGCCGTGCCGTGTGGGAGGGCTCGTTCAGCGACGAGCCGCTCGAGCAGTGA
- the msrA gene encoding peptide-methionine (S)-S-oxide reductase MsrA: MESYVLAGGCFWCLDAVYRTLKGVDEVVSGYTGGVTPNPSYEAVCTGATGHAEAVRVDFDPDVIPREVILDVFFSLHDPTQLNRQGADVGTQYRSAMFFADDAQRELFEAARDRAADWWPGEIVTTIEPLGDYFRAEEYHQDFFAKNPGQGYCLAVALPKVNKIRRSYADYVLA; encoded by the coding sequence ATGGAAAGCTACGTTCTGGCGGGTGGCTGCTTCTGGTGCCTCGACGCCGTCTACCGCACACTGAAGGGCGTCGACGAGGTCGTCTCGGGGTACACCGGCGGCGTGACGCCGAACCCGAGCTACGAGGCCGTCTGCACCGGAGCGACGGGCCACGCCGAGGCCGTGCGCGTCGACTTCGACCCCGACGTCATCCCGCGCGAGGTGATCCTCGACGTCTTCTTCTCGCTGCACGACCCGACCCAGCTCAACCGCCAGGGCGCCGACGTCGGCACGCAGTACCGGTCGGCGATGTTCTTCGCCGACGACGCGCAGCGCGAGCTGTTCGAGGCGGCGCGTGACCGAGCCGCCGACTGGTGGCCGGGCGAGATCGTCACCACGATCGAGCCGCTCGGCGACTACTTCCGCGCCGAGGAGTACCACCAGGACTTCTTCGCCAAGAACCCGGGCCAGGGCTACTGCCTCGCCGTCGCCCTGCCCAAGGTGAACAAGATCCGGCGCTCGTACGCCGACTACGTGCTCGCCTGA
- a CDS encoding acyl-CoA thioesterase, whose translation MRLHVPTPLRWSDLDAYGHVNNARMLSLLEEARIQAFWVSDDTSEHAVGASTAVLDATPGATTITLIARQEVEYLAPIPYQRQPVDIELWIGHMGGASLDVCYEVYSPEGIEPRVLYTRAVTTIVLVDAATERPRRIDDRERAAWEPYLGEPITFRRR comes from the coding sequence ATGCGCCTGCACGTGCCGACGCCGCTCCGCTGGAGCGACCTCGATGCCTACGGCCACGTGAACAACGCCCGGATGCTGAGCCTCCTCGAGGAGGCTCGCATCCAGGCGTTCTGGGTGAGCGACGACACGTCCGAGCATGCGGTCGGCGCGTCCACCGCGGTGCTCGACGCGACGCCCGGGGCGACCACGATCACGCTGATCGCGCGCCAGGAGGTCGAGTACCTCGCGCCGATCCCGTACCAGCGCCAGCCCGTCGACATCGAGCTGTGGATCGGCCACATGGGCGGCGCAAGCCTCGACGTCTGCTACGAGGTGTACTCGCCCGAGGGCATCGAGCCGCGCGTGCTGTACACGCGCGCGGTCACGACGATCGTGCTCGTCGACGCCGCCACCGAGCGACCCCGCCGCATCGACGATCGCGAGCGCGCGGCGTGGGAGCCCTACCTGGGCGAGCCCATCACGTTCCGGCGCCGCTGA
- the ssb gene encoding single-stranded DNA-binding protein, giving the protein MTDSITVTGVVGSDPRLHVTTQGLAIASFRLASTRRYFDRAKGTWEDGETNWYTVSGFRQLASNAMASVHKGDRVVVQGRLRVRAWENGEKSGIAVEIEADSIGHDLAWGTTVLTKVRREGAGEGGQATATGGPGESGESNAWPGVEQQVAADVEDGSDPATDGLTEDFGDEDGDEVDGAREDRPRLEPVF; this is encoded by the coding sequence ATGACCGACAGCATCACCGTCACGGGCGTCGTGGGCAGCGACCCCCGCCTCCACGTGACGACGCAGGGACTCGCGATCGCCTCGTTCCGGCTCGCATCCACGCGGCGCTACTTCGACCGCGCCAAGGGCACCTGGGAGGACGGCGAGACCAACTGGTACACGGTCTCCGGCTTCCGCCAGCTCGCGAGCAACGCCATGGCCTCCGTGCACAAGGGCGACCGGGTGGTCGTGCAGGGGCGACTCCGCGTCCGGGCGTGGGAGAACGGCGAGAAGTCGGGCATCGCGGTCGAGATCGAGGCCGACTCGATCGGGCACGACCTCGCGTGGGGCACCACGGTGCTGACGAAGGTTCGCCGCGAGGGGGCGGGCGAGGGCGGGCAGGCGACCGCCACCGGCGGGCCGGGCGAGTCGGGGGAGTCGAACGCGTGGCCCGGCGTCGAGCAGCAGGTCGCGGCCGACGTCGAGGATGGGTCGGATCCCGCCACCGACGGGCTCACCGAGGACTTCGGCGACGAAGACGGCGACGAGGTCGACGGCGCTCGGGAGGACCGCCCGCGGCTCGAACCCGTGTTCTGA
- a CDS encoding Rieske (2Fe-2S) protein has product MMDPTDLTRRTMLTLGSVGAVGGALTLAGCTTDAPEGSSSPTASPSPTLTEEPQADPSAAPDAPPVGEDVAALADVPVGGSIDATINGQPALIAQPAAGQVVAFSAVCTHQQCVVAAAGSEFDCPCHGSKFDAATGDVINGPALAALSPIAVSVSGDRIVATA; this is encoded by the coding sequence ATGATGGATCCCACGGACCTCACGAGGCGCACGATGCTGACGCTCGGGTCGGTCGGCGCGGTCGGCGGTGCGCTCACGCTCGCCGGTTGCACGACGGATGCCCCTGAGGGCTCCTCGTCACCCACGGCGTCGCCGTCGCCCACCCTCACGGAGGAGCCCCAGGCCGACCCGTCGGCGGCACCCGACGCACCGCCAGTGGGTGAGGACGTCGCCGCCCTGGCCGACGTCCCCGTCGGCGGCAGCATCGACGCCACGATCAACGGCCAGCCGGCGCTCATCGCGCAGCCGGCGGCCGGCCAGGTGGTCGCGTTCAGCGCTGTCTGCACGCACCAGCAGTGCGTGGTCGCCGCCGCGGGCTCGGAGTTCGACTGCCCCTGCCACGGCTCGAAGTTCGATGCCGCGACGGGCGACGTGATCAACGGGCCGGCGCTCGCGGCCCTCTCGCCGATCGCGGTGTCGGTGTCGGGCGACCGCATCGTGGCGACTGCCTGA
- a CDS encoding aldo/keto reductase, whose amino-acid sequence MTFVAIPERYDRMRYNRVGRSGLKLPALSLGLWHNFGHDRPWDTQRAIVRRAFDLGITHFDLANNYGPPAGSAEENFGRILAGDLAPYRDELVVSSKAGYDMWPGPYGDFGSRKYLLSSLDQSLGRLGLDYVDIFYSHRPDSETPIEETMGALAHAVRQGKALYVGISNYDPEQTRAAAAALEAEGVPLLIHQPRYSMFDRHIEDGLFPVLEDVGAASIVFSPLAQGLLTDRYLSGEVPADSRAATSRFLSAEKISDDYLERIRGIDAIAKERGQSIAQLALSWVLREPLVASALIGASSVAQLEQNVAALDAAPLTEDEIARLEPLAANGTVLG is encoded by the coding sequence ATGACCTTCGTCGCCATTCCGGAACGCTACGACCGCATGCGCTACAACCGCGTCGGGAGGAGCGGGCTCAAGCTCCCCGCGCTGTCCCTGGGCCTCTGGCACAATTTCGGCCACGACCGGCCGTGGGACACGCAGCGCGCGATCGTGCGCCGCGCGTTCGACCTCGGCATCACGCACTTCGACCTGGCGAACAACTACGGGCCGCCCGCGGGCAGCGCCGAGGAGAACTTCGGCCGCATCCTCGCCGGCGACCTCGCCCCCTACCGCGACGAGCTCGTGGTCTCGTCGAAGGCCGGCTACGACATGTGGCCGGGCCCCTACGGCGACTTCGGCTCGCGCAAGTACCTGCTGTCGTCGCTCGACCAGAGCCTCGGCCGGCTCGGCCTCGACTACGTCGACATCTTCTACTCGCACCGTCCCGACTCAGAGACGCCGATCGAGGAGACGATGGGCGCTCTCGCGCACGCGGTGCGGCAGGGCAAGGCGCTGTACGTGGGCATCTCGAACTACGACCCCGAGCAGACCCGTGCGGCCGCCGCCGCGCTCGAGGCCGAGGGCGTGCCGCTGCTCATCCACCAGCCGCGCTACTCGATGTTCGACCGGCACATCGAGGACGGCCTGTTCCCGGTGCTCGAGGACGTCGGCGCGGCCAGCATCGTCTTCTCGCCGCTCGCGCAGGGCCTGCTCACCGACCGCTACCTGTCGGGCGAGGTGCCCGCCGACTCCCGCGCGGCGACGAGTCGGTTCCTCTCGGCCGAGAAGATCAGCGACGACTACCTCGAGCGCATCCGCGGCATCGACGCGATCGCGAAGGAGCGCGGCCAGAGCATCGCGCAGCTCGCGCTGTCGTGGGTGCTCCGCGAGCCGCTCGTCGCGAGCGCGCTGATCGGCGCATCGAGCGTCGCGCAGCTCGAGCAGAACGTGGCGGCCCTCGACGCCGCGCCGCTCACCGAGGACGAGATCGCGCGCCTCGAGCCGCTCGCGGCGAACGGCACCGTGCTCGGCTGA
- the ettA gene encoding energy-dependent translational throttle protein EttA: MADYIYSMVRARKAVGDKVILDDVTMAFLPGAKIGVVGPNGAGKSTILKIMAGLDHPSNGEARLTPGYSVGILMQEPVLDESKTVLENVQEGVGPIKAKLDRFNEISAAMADPDADFDKLLAEMGTLQEDIDAADAWDLDSQLDQAMDALRCPPGDSPVSVLSGGEKRRVALCKLLLQKPDLLLLDEPTNHLDAESVLWLEQHLAKYPGAVLAVTHDRYFLDHVAEWICEVDRGRLYPYEGNYSTYLEKKAERLQVQGKKDQKLQKRLKDELEWVRSNAKGRQAKSKARLARYEEMAAEAERTRKLDFEEIQIPPGPRLGDVVLEAKKLEKGFGDRSLIDDLSFSLPRNGIVGIIGPNGVGKTTLFKTIVGLEPLDGGHLKVGETVKISYVDQSRGGIDPNKSLWEVVSDGLDYIQVGKTEVPSRAYVSTFGFKGPDQQKKAGVLSGGERNRLNLALTLKQGGNLLLLDEPTNDLDVETLSSLENALLEFPGCAVVITHDRWFLDRIATHILAYEGTDDDPDNWYWFEGNFEAYEANKVERLGPEAAKPHRSTYRKLTRD; encoded by the coding sequence GTGGCGGATTACATTTACTCGATGGTGCGCGCCCGCAAGGCGGTCGGCGACAAGGTCATTCTCGATGACGTCACGATGGCGTTCCTCCCCGGAGCCAAGATCGGCGTCGTCGGCCCGAACGGGGCCGGCAAGTCCACGATCCTCAAGATCATGGCGGGGCTCGACCACCCGTCCAACGGCGAAGCCCGGCTCACCCCCGGCTACTCCGTGGGCATCCTCATGCAGGAGCCGGTGCTCGACGAGTCGAAGACCGTGCTCGAGAACGTGCAGGAGGGCGTCGGCCCGATCAAGGCGAAGCTCGACCGGTTCAACGAGATCTCGGCGGCGATGGCCGACCCCGACGCGGACTTCGACAAGCTCCTCGCCGAGATGGGCACGCTGCAGGAGGACATCGACGCGGCCGACGCGTGGGACCTCGATTCGCAGCTCGACCAGGCGATGGACGCCCTGCGCTGCCCACCGGGCGACAGTCCCGTCTCCGTGCTCTCGGGCGGTGAGAAGCGCCGCGTCGCGCTCTGCAAGCTGCTGCTGCAGAAGCCCGACCTGCTCCTGCTCGACGAGCCCACCAACCACCTCGACGCCGAGAGCGTGCTCTGGCTCGAGCAGCACCTGGCGAAGTACCCCGGCGCCGTGCTCGCCGTCACGCACGACCGGTACTTCCTCGACCACGTCGCCGAGTGGATCTGCGAGGTCGACCGCGGTCGCCTCTACCCCTACGAGGGCAACTACTCGACCTATCTCGAGAAGAAGGCCGAGCGCCTCCAGGTGCAGGGCAAGAAGGACCAGAAGCTCCAGAAGCGCCTCAAGGACGAGCTCGAGTGGGTCCGCTCCAACGCGAAGGGCCGCCAGGCGAAGTCGAAGGCGCGCCTCGCCCGCTATGAGGAGATGGCGGCGGAGGCCGAGCGCACGCGGAAGCTCGATTTCGAGGAGATCCAGATCCCGCCGGGCCCGCGCCTCGGCGACGTCGTGCTCGAGGCGAAGAAGCTCGAGAAGGGCTTCGGCGACCGGTCCCTCATCGACGACCTGAGCTTCTCGCTCCCGCGCAACGGCATCGTGGGCATCATCGGCCCGAACGGCGTCGGCAAGACGACGCTCTTCAAGACGATCGTGGGCCTCGAGCCGCTCGACGGCGGCCACCTCAAGGTCGGCGAGACCGTGAAGATCTCGTACGTCGACCAGTCGCGCGGCGGCATCGACCCCAACAAGTCGCTCTGGGAGGTCGTCTCCGACGGGCTCGACTACATCCAGGTCGGCAAGACCGAGGTGCCGAGCCGCGCGTACGTCTCCACGTTCGGCTTCAAGGGCCCCGACCAGCAGAAGAAGGCCGGCGTGCTCTCGGGCGGTGAACGCAACCGCCTGAACCTCGCGCTCACGCTCAAGCAGGGCGGCAACCTGCTGCTGCTCGACGAGCCGACCAACGACCTCGACGTCGAGACGCTGTCGAGCCTCGAGAACGCGCTCCTCGAGTTCCCGGGCTGTGCGGTGGTCATCACGCACGACCGGTGGTTCCTCGACCGCATCGCGACGCACATCCTCGCCTACGAGGGCACCGACGACGACCCCGACAACTGGTACTGGTTCGAGGGCAACTTCGAGGCCTACGAGGCGAACAAGGTCGAGCGTCTCGGCCCCGAGGCCGCGAAGCCCCACCGCTCGACGTACCGCAAGCTCACGAGGGACTGA
- a CDS encoding DUF6993 domain-containing protein, which produces MEAGPTVDPVETDPPAPTAPATLSPQLSAAENLAFFDAVNLDVISANGQAGGRDFIDALAAAGFDRAQMQVTADRTTVDLAADSVQFAVLFQGECLVGQYGPASGGYHSAVRPALGSGGCLVGETRPIDW; this is translated from the coding sequence GTGGAGGCGGGCCCGACGGTCGACCCGGTCGAAACGGATCCGCCCGCTCCGACGGCGCCGGCGACCCTCAGCCCCCAGCTGTCGGCCGCCGAGAACCTCGCGTTCTTCGACGCGGTCAACCTCGACGTGATCTCGGCGAACGGCCAGGCGGGTGGGCGCGACTTCATCGACGCGCTCGCCGCGGCGGGCTTCGACAGGGCGCAGATGCAGGTCACGGCCGATCGCACGACCGTCGATCTCGCGGCCGACTCCGTGCAGTTCGCGGTGCTGTTCCAGGGCGAGTGCCTGGTCGGGCAGTACGGCCCGGCATCCGGCGGATACCACAGCGCCGTGCGACCCGCCCTCGGCAGCGGCGGGTGTCTCGTGGGCGAGACACGCCCCATCGACTGGTAG